Proteins from a single region of Sphingobacteriaceae bacterium:
- a CDS encoding DsbA family oxidoreductase — protein sequence MADAVPLQVFSDYVCPFCYIGEGLVENLMKEQDLNLEVTWRPLQLRPDTPEKGIPLATYFAMTPDEVRHRLEELRPRLEEMGRPFNPPTTMVNTQKAHLLAEYARDHDKMDEVRSALFRAFWAEGKDISKDDVLRSIAKKAGLDADAAMASVASGEHMERLNESINAANSLRVRDVPSFVVDRQRQISGALPYLFLVEMIRHYTR from the coding sequence ATGGCGGACGCAGTGCCACTGCAGGTGTTTTCGGATTACGTATGCCCCTTTTGCTACATCGGCGAAGGCCTGGTGGAAAACCTGATGAAGGAGCAAGACCTCAACCTCGAGGTGACGTGGCGCCCCTTGCAGCTCCGGCCCGACACCCCTGAAAAGGGGATACCTTTGGCCACTTATTTCGCCATGACGCCCGACGAGGTCCGCCACCGCCTGGAGGAACTGCGCCCACGGCTGGAAGAAATGGGCCGCCCCTTCAACCCGCCCACCACCATGGTCAACACCCAGAAAGCCCACCTCCTGGCCGAGTATGCCCGGGACCACGACAAGATGGACGAGGTACGCTCGGCCTTGTTCCGCGCCTTCTGGGCCGAGGGCAAGGACATTTCCAAGGACGACGTCCTGCGGTCCATCGCCAAGAAGGCGGGCTTGGACGCCGATGCGGCCATGGCCAGCGTAGCCAGCGGGGAGCATATGGAGCGGCTGAACGAATCCATCAACGCCGCCAACAGCCTGCGGGTCCGGGATGTGCCGTCCTTTGTGGTGGACCGGCAGCGGCAGATTTCCGGCGCTCTTCCCTATCTCTTCCTGGTGGAAATGATCCGGCATTACACCAGGTGA
- a CDS encoding hydantoinase/oxoprolinase family protein, with the protein MPGFSHSTPRCRLGIDIGGTFTDFVLVDEASARIKVLKVPSDAGDPNRALPAGLAGLGLPLGAGPRRQDGGQTGGPTHDARAIAFLAHGTTVATNALIQRTGGPAALLTTRGFRDLPAIGRQQRPSLYDLHGEKPPPLVPRERCLEITERMLAGGRVHTPLAEEEVRRAADLLRRKQVKAVAVCFLHSYANHRHEQRAAAILREELGEAVFVCASSELLPEFREYERWSTTILNAYLAAVVGPYLEDFRQYVQGVGMEARPLVSLSNGGLSTVDTARRIPLATALSGPSAGVMAAAWLARHVRTPNLVTLDMGGTSTDVALVLDGAPTETAEREVAGYPVAFPALDIQTVGAGGGSIAWVDSGGLLKVGPHSARADPGPACYGRGGRGATVTDAHMVLGTLGSGGAPGSSLNLNRHLALAAVEQQVAGPLGMTVAGAAHGIIQVVTANMVRAIWSISVERGIDPRPFALMAYGGAGPMHAAAVAQALGMEHVLIPPSPGTFSALGLLVEDIRFDLVQTVLQPLDESSIPQINAALARLREQGWEALAEQGVPEESRRLHFSLDLRYAGQDHELTAAWPGRAATMDEESLTTLTDAFHRLHQQTHGYNLPGRPLQVVNVRLKAVGVLAAPDPSLLFPGRDLQDGSSWALTAEAAPPATLPGPQPEPAGRRAVAFDGKEAVDTPIYHRRQLAPGTVLTGPAIIEEATATTVVPPGAALQVDALGIIHIRLGGDGRRGTPDP; encoded by the coding sequence ATGCCCGGCTTTTCCCACTCCACGCCCCGCTGCAGGCTCGGCATCGACATAGGTGGGACCTTTACTGACTTTGTTCTGGTGGACGAAGCTTCGGCCCGGATAAAGGTGCTCAAGGTGCCTTCGGACGCCGGGGACCCCAACCGGGCTCTTCCCGCCGGCCTGGCGGGCCTGGGCCTGCCGTTGGGCGCCGGGCCGAGGCGGCAAGACGGCGGCCAAACCGGCGGCCCGACCCACGATGCCCGGGCCATCGCCTTTTTAGCCCACGGCACCACGGTGGCCACCAACGCCCTCATCCAGCGCACCGGCGGGCCTGCGGCCCTGCTCACAACGAGGGGTTTTCGGGATTTGCCCGCCATCGGCCGCCAGCAACGCCCGTCCTTGTATGACCTCCATGGGGAGAAGCCCCCGCCCTTGGTTCCCCGGGAGCGCTGCCTGGAGATAACCGAGCGCATGCTGGCCGGCGGACGGGTTCATACGCCCCTGGCGGAAGAAGAGGTGCGCCGGGCGGCGGACCTCCTGCGCCGCAAGCAGGTGAAGGCCGTGGCCGTCTGTTTCCTCCACAGCTATGCCAATCACCGGCACGAACAGCGGGCCGCCGCCATCCTGCGGGAGGAACTGGGGGAGGCGGTCTTTGTCTGCGCCTCCAGCGAACTGCTGCCGGAATTCCGGGAGTATGAAAGGTGGTCCACCACCATCCTCAACGCCTACCTGGCGGCGGTGGTGGGACCCTATTTGGAAGATTTCCGGCAATACGTGCAGGGGGTGGGGATGGAAGCTCGCCCTCTGGTTTCCCTTTCCAACGGTGGCTTGAGCACTGTCGATACCGCCCGGCGGATCCCCCTGGCCACGGCCTTGTCGGGCCCCAGCGCCGGGGTGATGGCTGCCGCCTGGCTGGCCCGGCACGTGAGGACGCCCAACCTGGTCACCTTGGACATGGGGGGCACCAGCACCGATGTGGCCCTGGTCCTGGACGGCGCCCCTACGGAAACGGCGGAGCGGGAAGTGGCGGGCTATCCCGTTGCCTTTCCCGCTCTGGACATTCAAACGGTTGGCGCCGGGGGCGGCAGCATCGCCTGGGTAGATTCCGGCGGGCTGCTGAAGGTAGGCCCCCACAGCGCCAGGGCCGATCCCGGGCCCGCCTGCTACGGCCGGGGCGGCCGGGGGGCGACGGTCACCGACGCCCATATGGTGCTGGGAACCCTCGGTTCAGGCGGGGCTCCGGGCAGCAGTCTGAATTTGAACCGGCACTTGGCCCTGGCGGCCGTGGAGCAGCAGGTGGCAGGCCCATTGGGCATGACGGTGGCCGGGGCAGCCCACGGCATCATCCAAGTGGTGACCGCCAATATGGTCCGGGCCATCTGGTCCATCTCGGTGGAGCGGGGCATCGACCCCCGGCCCTTCGCCCTCATGGCCTACGGCGGCGCCGGGCCCATGCACGCCGCTGCGGTGGCCCAGGCTTTGGGCATGGAGCATGTCTTGATCCCGCCCTCGCCGGGCACTTTCTCCGCCTTGGGCCTGCTGGTGGAGGACATCCGCTTCGATTTGGTGCAGACGGTGCTGCAGCCCCTGGACGAGAGCAGCATTCCCCAGATCAATGCAGCGTTGGCCCGGCTCCGGGAACAAGGATGGGAAGCCCTGGCGGAGCAGGGGGTGCCCGAGGAGAGCCGCCGGCTCCATTTTTCCCTGGATTTGCGCTACGCGGGCCAGGACCACGAGTTGACGGCAGCCTGGCCCGGCCGGGCCGCCACTATGGATGAAGAATCGTTGACCACATTGACGGACGCCTTTCACCGGCTCCACCAGCAGACCCACGGGTACAACTTGCCCGGCAGGCCCCTCCAGGTGGTGAACGTGCGGCTGAAGGCCGTGGGCGTTCTGGCGGCGCCCGATCCGTCCCTGCTGTTCCCCGGTCGGGACCTACAAGATGGCAGCAGTTGGGCCCTCACCGCGGAGGCAGCGCCGCCGGCAACACTACCGGGCCCGCAGCCGGAGCCCGCCGGCCGCCGGGCCGTCGCCTTTGACGGGAAGGAAGCCGTTGACACGCCCATATACCACCGGCGGCAACTGGCGCCCGGCACCGTCCTGACGGGCCCCGCCATCATCGAGGAGGCCACCGCCACCACCGTGGTGCCGCCGGGAGCGGCCCTGCAGGTGGACGCCTTGGGCATAATTCACATCCGCCTGGGAGGTGACGGCCGCCGTGGCACCCCCGACCCGTGA